The window AGCCCGGACGCGAGCGCATCCCGATGGCGCCGGCCGACCAGCTCGTCGACCGCGTGCTCGAACCGATCCTCACCGACCTCGACGCACCGGCCGGCTCGAAGCTGCTCCTGCTCGTGAACGGCATGGGCGGCACCCCGCTGTCCGAGCTGTACATCGCCTACCGACGCGCCGCCGAGGTGCTGATGGACCGCGGGTACGACGTCACGCGTAGTTTGGTGGGCGACTACGTCACATCCCTCGAGATGCAGGGGTTCTCGCTCACCGTCACGGTGCTCGACGACGAACTCACCGCACTCTGGGACGCACCGGTGGAGACCCCGGCACTGCGCTGGGGACGCTGAGCGGCCGGATCCGGCCGCTCGACCACCGACCACGACACCGAGCCCACCGGGCCGGACACACGAAGGGAACCGCATTGGCGCTCGACACCGCATGGGCCATCGACTGGGTCCGTCGCACCGCCGCGACGATCGACGAACACCGGGCCGAGCTCGTCACGCTCGACCGCGAGATCGGTGACGGCGACCACGGCGAGAACCTCGACCGCGGCTTCCGCGCCGTGCTCGAGGCCGTCGACGGCGCCTCGTTCGACACGCCCGGCGCCGTGCTGAAGACGGTCGCGACCAAGCTCATCTCGACCGTCGGCGGCGCCGCCGGTCCGCTGTTCGGCACCGCGTACCTGAAGGCAGCCCAGGCCGCCGGCGACGCGTCCGAGCTCGACGCCGACACGCTCGTCGCCGTGCTCGCCGCAGCCCGTGACGGCGTGGTCTCACGCGGCAAGGCCTCGGTCGGCGACAAGACGATGGTGGACGCGTGGGGCCCGGCGGTCGACGCCGCCACCGCCGCAGCGGCAGCCGGTGCCGACCCGGCAGCCGTGCTCGCCGCCGCGGCCGACGCCGCCGCCTCGGGCGCCGAGGCCACCGAACCGCTCGTCGCCCACAAGGGCCGTGCGAGCTACCTCGGCGAACGCGCGGTCGGGCACCGCGACCCGGGTGCGCAGTCGACCGCGTACATCCTGCGTGCCGCAGTGGAGGCGACGACGGGCGCCGCCGCGTGACCGTCGGCATCCTCATCGTGTCGCACAGCGCCGCGATCGCCACCGGCACGGTCGAGCTCGCCCGCCAGATGGCCGCGGACGTCCGGCTCGTCGCTGCCGGCGGGACCGACGACGGCGGCATCGGGACGTCGTTCGAGGCGATCACCGCCGGCATCGAGGAGCTCTCGGAGGCGGACGCCGTCGTGGTCCTGTGCGACCTCGGATCGGCCTACCTGACCACCGACACGGCGCTCGACTTCCTCGACGACGATGTCCGCGCACGCGTGCACGTCTCCCGGGCTCCCCTCGTCGAGGGCGCGGTCGCCGCGGCCGTCGCGGCCCAGACGGGTGGTGACGCCGAGGCAGTGCTCGCCGCAGCGGCGTCCGCCGCAGGGACCGCGGACGACGCGAGCAGCGCCTCCCGTCCGTCCGGTGACCAGCCGGGAGGCACGGGGCCGGGTGACGGGGCCGCCAGCGTCGACGACGTGGCCGCGTCCGAGAGCGTCGAGCTGGTCAACGATACCGGCCTGCACGCCCGCCCCGCGGCGGAGTTCGTCAAGACGGCGGCCAGGTACGACGCAGCGGTGCGCGTGAACGGCGTGGACGCGAAGAGCCTGCTGGCGATCATGGCGCTCGCGCTGCCGAAGGGTGCGACCGTGTCGATCGAGGCGACCGGTGCGGACGCGCAGGCCGCGGTGGACGCGCTCGCGGAGCTGGTGCGGAGCGGCTTCGGCGAGTAGGCGTCGCCGCTCGCCGTCCCGTGTTCAGCGGATGGACACCGTGCTGGCCAGGTCGAGGTCGGACGGCCCGCCGGTGACGCCCGCGTCCGCGAGGAGCGTGGCGCCGAAGACCGCGCTCCAGAACGTCCGGGCATCGCGGCCGACGCCGCTCGGACTCGTCCAGCCGTGCTCGGCGACGACACGCTCGAGGTAGCGCTCCGACTGCCGGAACAGGACCGCGAGCAGGAGACGCACGCGCTCGCGCTGGGCGTCGTCGTCACCGGCGGCGGCCAGCGCACGCACGACGAGCGGCGTCGACGGCATCGCGAGCGCCGTGCGCGCGAGCACCTGGCGGAACGCGTCGGCGGACCCGGCGCGCCGACCGGCGGCCTGCAGTCGTGTGGTGTCGCGGAGGAAGAGCGCGAAGGCGGCGTCGAGGACGAGGCGGTCCTTCGAGCCGTAGTGGTGCGTGATCTGGTTCGGGTAGACCCCGGCCGCACGGGCGATCTCGCTGACCGTGACGGCGTGGCGTGCGGTGCTCGCTCCGCCCGCGTCGCCGGCCGCCCCTGCGCTGAGGAGTCCGGCGGTCGCGGCGAGGATCCTCGCCCGGGTCGCTGCGCCGCGGGTCGTCCCGGCGCCGTCGGTGGTTGCCATCTCTGAATTGTACGTGGTACAACTCCACTTGTTCAACGTACAAGAAGGAGCACTCGTGGACATCTCCATCACCGGCTACGGCGCCGTCTCGCCGTTCGGCCACGGTGTCGCGCCGCTGTGGGACGCCCTGGTCGCCGGGCGCTCCGGCGTGCACGAGCTGCACCGCGACGGGCAGCTCTGGGAACAGGTGCCGATCATGGTCGGTGCCGACGCAGCACTCGACGCCGAGTCCGTACTCGGTCGCGTCCGGGCGAACCGACTCGACCGCAGTCAGCAGCTCGCCCTCGTCGCCGCCGCCGAGGCTTGGGCCGACGCCGGCGCTCCCACCGTCGCGGGCGACCGCCTGGCCGTCGTCGTCGGGACCGGCATCGGGGGAGTGGAGACCCTGCTCGACGCGCACGACGTGCTCGGTGCCTCGGGTGCCCGCCGGGTGTCGCCCCGGACCGTCCCGATGCTCATGGCCAACGGGGCCGCGGCGCAGATCAGCATCGAGTACGGCGCCCGTGCCGGCGCCTACACGACCGTCTCGGCGTGCGCGTCCGGCGCCGAGGCGATCGCGATCGCAGCGCGCCTCGTCGTCACGGGGGAGGCCGACGTCGTCATCGCCGGCGGCACCGAAGCAGCGGTCACCCCGGTGACCATGGCCTCGTTCGCGCAGTCCCAGGCCCTCGCGAAGCCCGACGGCGGCGACCCCGCCACACTGTCGCGCCCGTTCGACGCCGACCGCCGCGGGTTCGTGCTCGGCGAGGGCGCCGGCTTCGTCGTCCTCGAGCGGGCCTCGCACGCCGCCGCCCGCGCACAGCGGTCGCACGGCACGCTCGCCGGGTGGGGGATCACGTCGGACGCCTTCCACATCACCGCCCCACTCGGGGACGGCAGCGAGCAGGAGCGCGCGATGACGGCCGCAATCCGGATGGCCGGGCTCACCGGGACGGACATCGACCACGTCAACGCGCACGCCACCGGGACCCCGGTCGGCGACGTCGGTGAGGCTGCCGCCATCGCTCGTGCAGTGGGCAGCGGTGCGGTCGTGACGGCGCCGAAGAGCGCGATCGGGCACATGTTCGGTGCGGCGGGAGCGGTCGAGGCGATCCTGACGGTCCGGGCGCTCGAGACCGGGATCGTGCCGCCGACACTGAACCTGGAACACCAGGACCCGGCGATCGACCTGGACGTGGTGGTGGGGGCAGCCCGGACGGCGACCGTGCGTGCCGCGCTGAACAACTCGTTCGGGTTCGGTGGACAGAACGCGTCGTTGGTGTTCACCGCGGTCTGAGGGGCACAGGGACCGACGTATCCTGACTGCCATGAGCATGGAAGGCGTGGCCTGGAGCTCGCTGTACAAGATCTCCACCGCCAAGGACGGCAAGCACGGGATCTCACGCGAGTCCGTGCGGCGGATCATGACGTTCGCCGTGCCCTACCGGGCCAAGCTGGTGGTCTTCATCGCGCTCTCCGTCGTGGGCGCGGTCCTCGCGGTCGCGACACCGGTCCTCGCGGGCCGGGTGGTCGACGTCATCGTCGCTCGGGGCGCGCTCAGCACGATCGTCTGGCTCGCGGTCGTCATCGCCCTGGTCGCCGTGGGCGACGCGGCCGTGTCACTCGCGACGCGCTGGTTCTCGGCACGGATCGGCGAGGGCGTCATCC of the Curtobacterium sp. TC1 genome contains:
- the dhaL gene encoding dihydroxyacetone kinase subunit DhaL — translated: MALDTAWAIDWVRRTAATIDEHRAELVTLDREIGDGDHGENLDRGFRAVLEAVDGASFDTPGAVLKTVATKLISTVGGAAGPLFGTAYLKAAQAAGDASELDADTLVAVLAAARDGVVSRGKASVGDKTMVDAWGPAVDAATAAAAAGADPAAVLAAAADAAASGAEATEPLVAHKGRASYLGERAVGHRDPGAQSTAYILRAAVEATTGAAA
- the dhaM gene encoding dihydroxyacetone kinase phosphoryl donor subunit DhaM; this encodes MTVGILIVSHSAAIATGTVELARQMAADVRLVAAGGTDDGGIGTSFEAITAGIEELSEADAVVVLCDLGSAYLTTDTALDFLDDDVRARVHVSRAPLVEGAVAAAVAAQTGGDAEAVLAAAASAAGTADDASSASRPSGDQPGGTGPGDGAASVDDVAASESVELVNDTGLHARPAAEFVKTAARYDAAVRVNGVDAKSLLAIMALALPKGATVSIEATGADAQAAVDALAELVRSGFGE
- a CDS encoding TetR/AcrR family transcriptional regulator C-terminal domain-containing protein, with the translated sequence MATTDGAGTTRGAATRARILAATAGLLSAGAAGDAGGASTARHAVTVSEIARAAGVYPNQITHHYGSKDRLVLDAAFALFLRDTTRLQAAGRRAGSADAFRQVLARTALAMPSTPLVVRALAAAGDDDAQRERVRLLLAVLFRQSERYLERVVAEHGWTSPSGVGRDARTFWSAVFGATLLADAGVTGGPSDLDLASTVSIR
- a CDS encoding beta-ketoacyl-[acyl-carrier-protein] synthase family protein, with the translated sequence MDISITGYGAVSPFGHGVAPLWDALVAGRSGVHELHRDGQLWEQVPIMVGADAALDAESVLGRVRANRLDRSQQLALVAAAEAWADAGAPTVAGDRLAVVVGTGIGGVETLLDAHDVLGASGARRVSPRTVPMLMANGAAAQISIEYGARAGAYTTVSACASGAEAIAIAARLVVTGEADVVIAGGTEAAVTPVTMASFAQSQALAKPDGGDPATLSRPFDADRRGFVLGEGAGFVVLERASHAAARAQRSHGTLAGWGITSDAFHITAPLGDGSEQERAMTAAIRMAGLTGTDIDHVNAHATGTPVGDVGEAAAIARAVGSGAVVTAPKSAIGHMFGAAGAVEAILTVRALETGIVPPTLNLEHQDPAIDLDVVVGAARTATVRAALNNSFGFGGQNASLVFTAV